From a region of the Ignisphaera sp. genome:
- a CDS encoding monovalent cation/H(+) antiporter subunit G gives MQETLNLILVIIGQIMVAIGLLCDIIAAILMIRFPNFYVRLHALTIGSIGGAVVPMIGAGLIALGSPFLGDHRWYLAGGAFVAAFFTFILGGAGTHAISRAAHRSKTVVLDPCYVDHLAEDKGEKTC, from the coding sequence ATGCAAGAGACGCTCAACCTAATATTAGTCATAATTGGGCAAATAATGGTGGCTATAGGTCTTTTATGTGATATTATAGCAGCAATTCTTATGATAAGATTCCCCAATTTCTATGTAAGATTGCATGCATTAACTATTGGAAGCATTGGTGGAGCTGTTGTACCAATGATAGGTGCTGGACTGATAGCATTAGGCTCTCCCTTTCTAGGTGACCACAGATGGTATTTAGCTGGAGGAGCATTTGTTGCAGCATTCTTTACATTTATCCTTGGTGGAGCTGGTACTCATGCCATCTCTAGAGCGGCTCATAGATCTAAGACAGTTGTTCTTGATCCTTGTTACGTAGATCATCTAGCTGAAGAT
- a CDS encoding monovalent cation/H+ antiporter complex subunit F, whose product MVIDIESWISSFLMFSITIYITSFSLYLVRIIKGPTLPDMVIAIDALGYDLAAFFIVLSVLFRSPILIICAIVLTLWIYALDIYVAKYLEHKELGD is encoded by the coding sequence ATGGTTATCGATATAGAGTCCTGGATTTCTTCATTTCTTATGTTTTCTATAACTATATACATAACTTCGTTTTCACTATACTTAGTTAGAATAATTAAAGGACCAACATTACCAGATATGGTAATAGCTATTGATGCCTTGGGTTACGATCTTGCCGCCTTCTTCATTGTATTAAGCGTGCTCTTTAGATCCCCTATTCTAATCATATGTGCTATTGTTTTAACTCTATGGATTTATGCTCTCGATATATATGTGGCTAAGTATCTAGAACATAAAGAGCTAGGCGACTGA